One Bufo gargarizans isolate SCDJY-AF-19 chromosome 4, ASM1485885v1, whole genome shotgun sequence DNA window includes the following coding sequences:
- the LOC122935124 gene encoding hairy/enhancer-of-split related with YRPW motif protein 2-like, which yields MARKKRRGIIEKRRRDRINNSLSELRRLVPTAFEKQGSAKLEKAEILQMTVDHLKMLQATGGYFDAHALAMDFMSIGFRECLTEVARYLSSFEGLDTSDPLRVRLVSHLSTCASQREAVAMTSMTQPQHSLHPHHWAATFHQLPASLLQQNGLHSSENMPCRLSTNTELPPQHGSALLTATFAHADAALRVPSVGSVASGAPPLSTSLLSLSATVHAAAAAAAHSFPLSFAGTFPLLPPMAAAAMAASATAVTSPLSATSSPRQASGNSKPYRPWGTEVGAF from the exons ATTATAGAAAAGCGCAGACGAGATCGTATCAATAACAGCCTGTCTGAATTAAGGAGACTTGTGCCAACCGCTTTTGAAAAGCAA GGATCTGCAAAGTTGGAAAAAGCTGAAATTCTCCAGATGACAGTAGACCACTTGAAGATGCTACAAGCTACTGGAG GTTATTTTGATGCCCATGCCTTGGCTATGGATTTTATGAGCATTGGTTTCCGAGAGTGTTTAACGGAAGTAGCAAGGTATCTTAGTTCTTTTGAAGGCCTGGACACATCAGATCCTCTCCGAGTTCGACTAGTCTCTCATCTTAGCACATGTGCCTCACAGAGGGAAGCAGTAGCCATGACGTCAATGACCCAGCCCCAGCATTCCCTGCATCCACACCACTGGGCGGCAACTTTCCATCAACTTCCTGCTTCTTTGCTACAACAAAATGGACTCCATTCCTCTGAGAACATGCCTTGCAGACTTTCCACAAATACAGAGTTACCACCCCAACATGGTTCTGCCCTTCTCACGGCTACATTTGCTCATGCAGATGCTGCTCTAAGAGTGCCTTCTGTGGGCAGTGTAGCTTCAGGTGCCCCTCCTCTCTCTACCTCTTTGCTCTCGCTTTCAGCTACAGTACATGCCGCCGCAGctgctgctgcacacagctttccACTGTCATTTGCTGGAACATTCCCTTTACTTCCAccaatggcagcagcagcaatggCAGCTTCTGCAACAGCCGTAACATCTCCCTTGTCAGCAACTTCTAGTCCTCGGCAAGCAAGTGGAAATAGCAAGCCATATCGGCCCTGGGGGACTGAAGTAGGGGCCTTTTAA